A genomic segment from Luteibacter aegosomatis encodes:
- a CDS encoding PilZ domain-containing protein produces MTTPNEQRRAPRKRATLPIPVMDVFRDQVVGQLGNLSVGGLMLIGAGAPLAGLVRQVVFTLPDTAGHERRIEIGIQEQWHEPAALAGQFWSGYRLVAASDDDIHLIDQWVGPHPD; encoded by the coding sequence ATGACCACGCCCAACGAACAACGCCGCGCCCCACGCAAGCGCGCCACCTTGCCCATCCCCGTCATGGACGTGTTCCGTGACCAGGTCGTGGGGCAGTTGGGCAACCTGTCGGTGGGCGGTCTGATGCTGATCGGCGCAGGCGCGCCGCTCGCCGGCCTCGTCCGCCAGGTGGTTTTCACCCTGCCCGATACGGCCGGCCACGAGCGCCGGATCGAGATCGGCATCCAGGAGCAATGGCATGAGCCGGCGGCTCTCGCGGGCCAGTTCTGGAGCGGTTACCGCCTCGTGGCGGCGAGCGACGACGACATCCACCTCATCGACCAGTGGGTCGGACCGCATCCGGACTGA